The Deltaproteobacteria bacterium genome includes a window with the following:
- a CDS encoding translocation/assembly module TamB domain-containing protein, producing the protein MRWVRWIGGGLLLLLLSVVGWRLSLEIPERVRRAGAALVDAAAREGVGVRYGELKLHLLHLHVSIDNVVLRDALADLPLGSAGSVDVSFSPLRFLTGDLPVSRVRVRNFRLEAGERNRALYDRWISTRKEGPRPSLPEILLVDGSILLTLPGPLRRFQAVVREVRIREVRFLGTHITASLERAEGDVVLAGGAGGVWPFPSVEADLFYKEGVLRVRKFKAARDSAALRLSGSLDTRKRIASAKASGELDIAEWIAAGAPGVSHMRRVVREGKAEFSVTADGPWNDPEGAARLVFRNAGFPGAAGAEGEGEGEVQLTLRGRVLRLARARAKLWGGVLEADGLYRTESGHVEGKASLRRVSLAAVPWKALGIPVSLAGTGDASVRVAGTADRLEGAVSLALPGGLERISSTGGSGPALRFPMSLEAGGSVSGGREVRVDSFRLLAGKAESRGDGEGSISGETLRLRGSLSLPAGKASDYGVGEPLAWEKIVGEWELSGPWSRLRGKVSLSATALAFRTLPPLPVMLKIDGVPSEALHVSADVPAQRFKATAEGTWTFPFDRSRSASEWTVSAREIDLSDSARWVSAVAMSLGADAGGASRYLADIVGKGEADGRIRVAAGKVEATGRFQAARVEVRGVPLRDLRAEGEFGSAGFPDRWGARAEGKFGDGAFHVATNGDGGNMIAIEGKVEGIEIAQAFSLLRRDNPGKVRGTVDAGFAARRGPMGWEVPRFTAGTKELWVGPSQMSGVRAEGRLGAADGTFSFRSVSPPVRIDGEVQRSDGWPAKVSLTASDVPTSFLLVAGGRSGISSGGAWSGEAGGVIRLADIVEGGPLSLGVLAALHGSVRATNLSVGEVRFAECRASGRMRGDVFEGEVLTRAPDSRLAWSVSLREPFAFRLEGPFSLGDPGNGTAKNGNHRFSLRGRAQIEGALRAVEKTSGTVLVESLTYREGGFELSGKDLSARMDPAGVRWTGGTILAEGKPVRISGKVSWGGALDVRVEGKLPASVVRLAVPSVFDRLDGTVTLEARVTGNRDAPSIVGTGHLEGGVVSFIGYNQLFEGIRADAVISREKIVFEHFEGKSGGGYIDGWGEVPLKMDAGQRLYFSVDFLDVRYPYPEDLRPVVQGHAELLGPVNDLLVTGDIEVQSALYTKTLRPEKALVDFRKRLFDVSARREKSAFRVRLDINAIADGTIRIRNNMVDAIAKGEFRIVGDTTRVIVLGSFDVVEGTVEFRGNKYELKRAMVDFQDPRRNNPRLDWLAETKKGNVTVTVAVTGTLDKYEVDLFSDPPLGKNDIVALLSLGVTTQALVGQEGAVGSAAAASIALGPYKGGVEERIRGVVGLDRFAIEPGFSSTTKTFEPKFIVGKSFGDRASVSMATSVGTSADSTATAEYKLRENIFLQGSWQSATTTQEGDLGADLKFRYRYRQWKDFLRGKE; encoded by the coding sequence ATGCGATGGGTGCGTTGGATCGGGGGCGGCCTGCTCCTCCTCCTCCTTTCGGTCGTCGGGTGGCGCTTGTCGCTCGAGATCCCGGAGAGGGTGCGCCGGGCCGGGGCGGCGCTGGTCGACGCGGCCGCCCGCGAAGGCGTCGGGGTCCGTTACGGCGAATTGAAGCTCCACCTGCTGCACCTTCACGTCTCCATCGACAACGTGGTGCTGCGTGACGCGCTCGCGGATCTCCCCCTCGGAAGCGCCGGTTCGGTCGACGTCTCCTTCTCACCGCTGCGCTTTCTCACCGGGGATCTTCCCGTCTCCAGGGTCCGGGTCCGGAATTTCCGCCTGGAAGCGGGCGAACGAAACCGCGCCCTCTACGATCGGTGGATATCGACGCGGAAGGAAGGCCCGCGTCCCTCCCTTCCCGAGATTCTTCTTGTGGACGGATCGATCCTCCTTACTCTCCCGGGCCCGCTCCGCCGGTTCCAGGCCGTCGTCCGCGAAGTCCGGATTCGCGAGGTGCGCTTCCTCGGGACGCATATCACCGCCTCCCTCGAACGGGCGGAGGGTGACGTGGTGCTGGCGGGGGGCGCGGGCGGGGTCTGGCCGTTTCCGTCGGTCGAGGCGGATCTTTTCTACAAGGAGGGTGTTCTGCGCGTCCGGAAGTTCAAGGCGGCACGGGACTCCGCCGCGCTTCGCCTCTCCGGCTCGCTCGACACGCGGAAGCGGATCGCGTCGGCGAAAGCGTCGGGGGAACTGGATATCGCGGAGTGGATCGCCGCCGGCGCTCCTGGGGTTTCGCACATGCGGCGCGTCGTCCGGGAGGGGAAGGCGGAGTTCTCCGTCACCGCCGACGGTCCGTGGAACGATCCGGAAGGGGCCGCCCGTCTCGTCTTCCGGAACGCGGGGTTTCCCGGCGCCGCCGGCGCGGAGGGGGAGGGGGAGGGGGAGGTGCAACTCACCCTCCGCGGCCGTGTCCTTCGCCTCGCCCGGGCGCGCGCGAAACTATGGGGAGGGGTGCTGGAGGCCGACGGGCTGTACCGCACCGAGTCCGGTCATGTGGAGGGGAAGGCCTCCCTGCGGCGGGTTTCCCTCGCCGCGGTCCCCTGGAAGGCCCTCGGTATTCCGGTTTCGCTTGCCGGGACCGGAGACGCTTCCGTCCGCGTCGCGGGAACGGCGGATCGCCTCGAGGGGGCCGTGTCGCTTGCGCTCCCCGGCGGCCTCGAACGCATATCCTCGACGGGGGGGAGTGGTCCGGCGCTGCGGTTCCCGATGTCGCTCGAAGCGGGCGGGTCCGTTTCCGGCGGGCGGGAGGTGAGGGTCGATTCGTTCCGCCTGCTGGCGGGGAAAGCGGAATCACGCGGGGACGGCGAGGGATCGATCTCCGGGGAGACGCTCCGTCTGCGCGGGTCACTTTCCCTCCCCGCCGGGAAGGCGTCCGACTACGGCGTCGGCGAACCTCTCGCCTGGGAAAAAATCGTCGGGGAGTGGGAACTCTCCGGCCCCTGGTCCCGCCTGCGCGGGAAAGTGTCTCTTTCCGCGACTGCGCTCGCGTTTCGCACGCTCCCCCCCCTTCCGGTGATGTTGAAGATCGACGGCGTGCCGTCCGAGGCGCTCCATGTCTCGGCCGATGTCCCGGCGCAACGGTTCAAGGCCACCGCCGAGGGGACGTGGACCTTTCCCTTCGATCGGTCACGGTCCGCTTCGGAATGGACGGTCTCCGCCCGGGAGATCGACCTGTCCGATTCCGCCCGCTGGGTTTCCGCGGTCGCGATGTCCCTGGGAGCGGACGCCGGCGGGGCGTCCCGCTATCTCGCCGACATCGTGGGGAAAGGGGAAGCGGACGGGAGGATCCGCGTCGCGGCGGGGAAGGTCGAGGCGACGGGACGGTTCCAGGCCGCGCGCGTCGAGGTCCGCGGGGTCCCGCTGCGGGACTTGCGGGCGGAGGGGGAGTTCGGGAGCGCGGGATTCCCCGACCGCTGGGGTGCGCGCGCGGAGGGGAAATTCGGCGACGGCGCGTTCCATGTCGCGACGAACGGCGACGGCGGAAACATGATCGCGATCGAGGGAAAAGTGGAGGGGATCGAGATCGCCCAGGCCTTCTCCCTGCTCCGCCGCGACAACCCGGGAAAAGTGAGGGGGACCGTCGACGCCGGGTTCGCGGCCCGCCGCGGTCCGATGGGGTGGGAGGTGCCGCGGTTCACGGCCGGGACGAAGGAACTTTGGGTGGGCCCGTCGCAGATGTCGGGCGTGCGCGCGGAAGGTCGCCTCGGCGCCGCCGACGGGACGTTCTCCTTCCGCTCCGTGTCGCCACCGGTGCGGATCGACGGAGAGGTGCAACGCTCCGACGGGTGGCCGGCGAAGGTGTCGCTGACCGCGTCGGATGTTCCCACGTCGTTTCTCCTCGTCGCGGGGGGGCGTTCCGGGATCTCTTCCGGCGGCGCGTGGAGCGGCGAGGCCGGCGGAGTGATCCGCCTGGCGGACATCGTCGAGGGAGGCCCCCTTTCTCTGGGGGTCCTTGCCGCCCTGCACGGCTCGGTGCGGGCGACGAATCTTTCCGTCGGCGAGGTGCGCTTCGCGGAGTGCCGCGCCTCCGGCAGGATGCGCGGGGACGTGTTCGAAGGGGAGGTCCTGACCCGCGCCCCCGACTCCCGGCTCGCATGGTCGGTCTCCCTGCGGGAGCCGTTCGCCTTCCGCCTCGAGGGGCCGTTCAGCCTGGGTGACCCCGGGAACGGGACGGCGAAAAACGGGAACCACCGCTTCTCCCTCCGCGGGCGCGCGCAGATCGAGGGCGCTCTCCGGGCGGTGGAGAAGACCTCGGGGACCGTTCTCGTCGAATCGCTCACCTATCGGGAAGGGGGGTTCGAACTCTCCGGGAAGGACCTTTCCGCCCGGATGGATCCGGCGGGGGTTCGGTGGACCGGCGGGACGATCCTCGCCGAGGGGAAACCCGTCCGGATCTCAGGGAAGGTCTCCTGGGGCGGAGCCCTGGACGTCCGCGTGGAAGGGAAGCTTCCGGCGTCGGTGGTCCGGCTTGCCGTTCCCTCCGTGTTCGATCGCCTCGACGGTACGGTGACCCTCGAAGCCCGGGTCACCGGGAACCGGGACGCCCCCTCCATCGTCGGGACGGGACACCTGGAAGGCGGCGTCGTCTCGTTCATCGGATACAACCAACTCTTCGAGGGGATCCGGGCGGACGCGGTCATCAGCCGCGAAAAGATCGTTTTCGAACACTTCGAGGGGAAGAGCGGGGGCGGCTACATCGACGGATGGGGAGAGGTCCCGCTCAAGATGGACGCGGGGCAGCGTCTTTACTTCTCGGTGGACTTCCTCGACGTGCGGTATCCTTACCCGGAGGATTTACGTCCGGTCGTCCAGGGGCACGCGGAACTGCTCGGGCCGGTGAACGACCTGCTGGTCACCGGCGACATCGAGGTGCAATCGGCCCTCTACACGAAGACCTTGCGCCCGGAAAAGGCGCTGGTCGATTTCCGCAAGCGGCTGTTCGATGTCTCCGCGCGGCGGGAGAAGTCCGCCTTCCGCGTCCGCCTCGACATCAACGCGATCGCGGACGGCACGATCCGGATCCGGAACAACATGGTCGATGCGATCGCGAAGGGGGAGTTCCGGATCGTCGGTGACACCACCCGGGTGATCGTCCTCGGATCGTTCGACGTCGTCGAGGGGACGGTGGAGTTTCGCGGGAACAAGTACGAGCTCAAGCGCGCGATGGTCGACTTCCAGGACCCCCGAAGGAACAACCCGCGCCTCGACTGGCTGGCGGAGACGAAGAAAGGGAACGTGACCGTGACCGTCGCCGTGACCGGCACGCTCGATAAATACGAGGTCGACCTGTTCTCCGACCCGCCCCTGGGGAAGAACGATATCGTCGCTCTTCTGTCGCTGGGGGTCACGACGCAGGCGCTGGTGGGGCAGGAAGGGGCCGTGGGGTCGGCCGCCGCGGCCTCCATCGCCCTCGGCCCGTACAAGGGGGGCGTCGAGGAGAGGATCCGGGGGGTCGTCGGGCTGGACCGGTTCGCCATCGAGCCGGGGTTCTCCTCGACCACGAAGACGTTCGAACCGAAGTTCATCGTGGGGAAATCGTTCGGGGATCGGGCCTCCGTTTCCATGGCCACGAGCGTCGGCACGTCGGCCGACAGCACCGCCACCGCCGAGTACAAACTTCGAGAGAACATCTTCCTTCAGGGGTCATGGCAGAGCGCCACCACCACCCAGGAGGGGGACCTCGGCGCCGACCTCAAGTTCCGTTACCGGTATCGACAGTGGAAGGACTTCCTTCGTGGAAAAGAGTAA
- the bamA gene encoding outer membrane protein assembly factor BamA, whose translation MEKSKGLLLLAAALLLFLRGSSAAAEAPAPAASGPVISSVSFQVSSPFLISYEELTGLVKVRPGDRLTREGVRASIRGLSEKSIFREVSAFTRETEGKVDLLFFLRPLPLVAEIEVAGAKRFTPAQIISASRLKRGTPVEEKDLSTAEEAVKAFLMRKGFVRGTASVSVTCNVENGGGKVLVTVAEGEPGTVGNLRFPGATRFTPGEMARFLGAEAGKPHDFRQWEKGLSLLRSEYKRAGFLTVHVSDTVERCEPSSDLLCPAVQVEEGPRYDVRWEGVAAFTPDRLAEVAGLRGDEEISEGALVRDLRERLVVFYRGRGYLLFDAAVTVEEPSAGRTPLIVTVVEGKRGYIKDVRFSGNQGLSEKALRGQMTSRGRGPFHWITDSGQYRDEDWNDDMSAIVGLYQKSGYARMKVLGVDDAWDDRGGIVKTIRVEEGPRYRLREIVFLGNDHFLRAEFLELTRNKKEGAYLDYAAAEADQEAVAAHYRDAGYLDVRVESEVVFNADNTSSVLRFVIVEGPRYRLGNIVVRGTLLTRVAAILRENPIAPGGTAGEKDLLRFQQAVYATGLYKSVRVQRVKRPEEGVLDLVFEVEETLFFEVEFGGGWGTDTGFRGLLGAKEKNLDGLGRSVSAQAIVSQKEERLIGYLREPWIFGNRWKWEGGLTGMYQKAERISFNLRKASVVASITRKVLERSSVSFQYELSRDQVSDVAPGAVLSPEDQGYATIAAVRALAVLDFRDDPFNPRKGTLLSGSAELASLPFGSEVDYYKMSGQSSFYFSVFRHSTVVLSGRAGMARAFGRTQEVPIQKRFFLGGRSTVRGFKEDALGARGVDGAPTGGDMMVNLNTELRVPLRSGFIGAVFADTGSVWFARAPVNGFDLRETSGLGLRYLTPVGPIGLDYAWKLDRREGESAAEWHFTIGAVF comes from the coding sequence GTGGAAAAGAGTAAGGGCCTCCTTCTCCTGGCGGCGGCGCTCCTCCTCTTCCTTCGCGGGTCTTCCGCGGCGGCCGAAGCCCCCGCGCCGGCAGCCTCCGGTCCCGTCATCTCCTCGGTCTCTTTCCAGGTGTCGTCCCCGTTCCTGATCTCTTACGAAGAACTCACGGGGCTGGTCAAGGTGCGCCCGGGGGATCGGCTCACCAGGGAGGGGGTCCGCGCGTCGATCCGGGGGTTGTCCGAGAAGTCGATTTTCCGCGAGGTCTCCGCGTTCACTCGCGAGACGGAGGGAAAGGTGGATCTCCTCTTTTTCCTCCGGCCGTTACCCCTGGTCGCGGAGATCGAAGTGGCGGGGGCGAAGCGGTTCACCCCGGCGCAGATCATCTCGGCGTCCCGACTGAAGCGCGGCACGCCCGTCGAGGAAAAGGACCTTTCCACCGCGGAGGAGGCCGTGAAGGCCTTTCTGATGCGGAAGGGGTTCGTCCGGGGGACGGCCTCCGTTTCGGTGACCTGCAACGTGGAAAACGGCGGGGGGAAGGTCCTTGTCACGGTTGCCGAGGGAGAGCCCGGGACCGTGGGAAATCTCCGGTTTCCGGGGGCGACACGGTTCACGCCCGGGGAGATGGCGCGGTTTCTCGGCGCGGAAGCGGGGAAGCCGCACGACTTCCGCCAGTGGGAAAAGGGACTCTCCCTCCTTCGGAGCGAGTACAAGCGGGCGGGGTTCCTCACCGTGCACGTGAGCGACACGGTCGAGCGGTGCGAGCCGTCTTCGGATCTCCTGTGCCCGGCCGTCCAGGTCGAGGAGGGGCCGCGGTACGACGTGCGCTGGGAGGGTGTCGCCGCCTTCACGCCGGACCGCCTCGCGGAGGTCGCCGGACTCCGGGGAGACGAGGAGATCTCCGAGGGCGCCCTGGTGCGCGATCTGCGGGAGCGGTTGGTCGTGTTTTACCGGGGACGGGGCTACCTGCTGTTCGACGCCGCCGTCACCGTGGAGGAGCCGTCCGCGGGCCGGACTCCTCTTATTGTGACGGTCGTGGAAGGGAAACGGGGCTACATCAAGGACGTCCGCTTCTCCGGGAATCAAGGTTTGAGCGAGAAGGCTCTTCGCGGGCAGATGACGTCAAGGGGCCGCGGACCGTTCCATTGGATCACGGACTCCGGGCAATACCGCGACGAGGATTGGAACGACGACATGAGCGCGATCGTCGGGTTGTACCAGAAGTCCGGGTACGCCCGGATGAAGGTCCTGGGGGTCGACGACGCCTGGGACGACCGTGGCGGGATCGTGAAAACGATCCGGGTCGAGGAGGGGCCGCGATACCGGCTCCGGGAGATCGTCTTCCTGGGGAACGACCACTTCCTCCGGGCCGAATTCCTTGAGCTCACCAGGAATAAAAAGGAGGGGGCGTACCTCGACTACGCCGCGGCGGAGGCCGATCAGGAGGCGGTGGCCGCGCACTATCGCGACGCCGGCTACCTGGATGTGCGCGTGGAGTCGGAGGTGGTCTTCAACGCGGACAACACCTCCTCCGTGCTGCGCTTCGTGATCGTCGAGGGGCCCCGCTACCGCCTCGGGAACATCGTGGTCCGGGGGACGCTCCTCACCCGGGTCGCGGCGATCCTGCGCGAGAACCCGATCGCGCCGGGAGGGACGGCCGGTGAGAAGGACCTGCTCCGGTTCCAGCAGGCGGTCTATGCCACGGGGCTCTACAAGAGCGTGCGGGTCCAGCGCGTCAAGCGTCCGGAGGAGGGCGTCCTGGACCTTGTGTTCGAGGTCGAGGAGACCCTCTTTTTCGAGGTGGAGTTCGGCGGCGGATGGGGCACCGACACCGGTTTCCGGGGGCTCCTCGGGGCGAAGGAGAAGAACCTCGATGGACTCGGGCGGAGCGTCTCCGCGCAGGCCATCGTGAGTCAGAAGGAGGAGAGGCTGATCGGCTATCTCCGGGAGCCGTGGATCTTCGGCAACCGGTGGAAGTGGGAAGGCGGGCTCACGGGGATGTACCAGAAGGCCGAGCGCATAAGCTTCAACCTCCGGAAGGCGAGCGTCGTGGCGAGCATCACCCGGAAAGTGCTCGAACGATCTTCCGTGTCGTTCCAGTACGAACTGTCGCGGGACCAGGTGTCCGACGTGGCGCCCGGCGCGGTCCTTTCACCCGAAGACCAGGGATACGCCACCATCGCCGCGGTCCGCGCCCTGGCGGTGCTCGATTTTCGCGATGACCCGTTCAACCCGAGGAAGGGGACCCTCCTTTCCGGGTCGGCGGAGCTGGCGTCGCTGCCGTTTGGCTCCGAAGTGGACTACTACAAGATGTCGGGCCAGAGCAGCTTCTACTTCTCCGTGTTCCGGCACAGCACGGTCGTTCTCTCCGGCAGGGCCGGCATGGCCCGCGCCTTCGGACGCACGCAGGAGGTGCCGATCCAGAAACGGTTCTTCCTCGGAGGGCGGAGCACCGTTCGCGGCTTCAAGGAGGACGCGCTGGGGGCCAGGGGAGTGGACGGAGCGCCCACCGGCGGCGACATGATGGTGAACCTGAACACCGAACTGCGCGTTCCGCTCCGGTCCGGGTTCATCGGGGCGGTGTTCGCCGACACGGGGAGCGTCTGGTTTGCCCGCGCCCCGGTGAACGGCTTCGACCTTCGGGAAACCTCCGGCCTGGGCCTGCGCTACCTGACGCCCGTCGGGCCCATCGGCCTCGACTACGCCTGGAAACTCGATCGCCGCGAAGGGGAGTCGGCGGCGGAGTGGCACTTCACCATCGGGGCGGTGTTCTGA
- a CDS encoding RDD family protein: MTEETKAGASGGEVSWTGVERRRAASAPEAPSETFLPVPADWQHRGMAFLIDIFLYALLHFGGPALGFGILGGFLGVLYITFRDGLFGGQSVGKKILGIRVVHMDGRPISYVDSSFRNVLFIIYLLIPAAIVIEAVAAYRNPERRRLGDRIAKTCVVQKEGVPVLA; this comes from the coding sequence ATGACGGAAGAGACAAAGGCCGGGGCATCCGGAGGGGAAGTTTCATGGACCGGAGTGGAGCGTCGAAGGGCGGCATCCGCCCCGGAGGCGCCCTCCGAGACGTTCCTCCCCGTGCCCGCCGACTGGCAGCACCGGGGGATGGCGTTCCTGATCGATATATTCCTTTACGCGCTGCTTCACTTCGGGGGGCCGGCCCTCGGGTTCGGGATCCTCGGGGGATTCCTCGGAGTCCTTTACATCACCTTCCGGGACGGACTGTTCGGCGGGCAGAGCGTCGGGAAAAAAATCCTTGGGATCCGGGTCGTCCACATGGACGGGCGGCCGATCTCCTACGTCGACTCTTCCTTCCGGAACGTCCTCTTCATCATCTACCTGCTGATCCCCGCGGCGATCGTGATCGAGGCGGTGGCGGCGTACAGGAACCCCGAGCGGCGTCGGCTCGGCGACCGGATCGCCAAGACCTGCGTCGTCCAGAAGGAGGGCGTTCCGGTACTGGCATAA
- a CDS encoding sensor domain-containing diguanylate cyclase: MPEGDDRSRGVFPDRIGWRVGFALAWCGLLALTAAVSLLLGGFSTARGVFLAGVAAGEFVLAVVSSVLLERTVFHHVERLRTNLESNVQYLRTMAEVSTVIAGTLDPEELYRMIPERVMAKLGLNDFCIMLYSREAKRLVAKSVSVGGGGTMPGFTLAPGEGVAGKVFTTGEPAWIPDVRSSPDFLHYGGRRTDVRSFMCVPLVSKGKNIGVLMLNHPEPNAFEPELLPTMRVLASYIAIAIENAEMFGLVKSLAEKDSLTLLYNHGSFHEKLAIELERANRYVRPMAVIILDLDHFKEINDRYGHTTGDRVLALVAGVLGAHLRMTDIAARYGGDEFAVILPETDFSSAAVIAERIAEGISNVRLDIGGESVISFTASVGYASCNHDAPGRGEILNIADRLMYDTKRRGPGGVLGIQI; this comes from the coding sequence ATGCCGGAGGGAGACGACAGGAGCAGGGGGGTCTTCCCGGATCGTATCGGGTGGCGGGTGGGGTTCGCTCTCGCCTGGTGCGGCCTTCTTGCGTTGACGGCCGCGGTGTCCCTCCTCCTCGGGGGCTTCTCCACGGCCCGCGGCGTTTTCCTGGCGGGGGTCGCCGCCGGCGAGTTCGTTCTGGCCGTGGTCAGTTCCGTCCTCCTCGAGCGGACCGTGTTCCACCATGTCGAACGGCTGCGGACAAATCTCGAGTCGAACGTCCAGTACCTCCGGACGATGGCGGAGGTCTCCACCGTCATCGCCGGGACCCTCGATCCCGAGGAACTGTACCGGATGATCCCGGAACGGGTGATGGCGAAGCTGGGCCTGAACGACTTCTGCATCATGCTCTACTCCCGGGAGGCGAAGCGGCTGGTGGCGAAATCCGTCTCGGTGGGCGGTGGGGGGACGATGCCGGGGTTCACCCTCGCCCCCGGGGAAGGGGTCGCGGGGAAAGTGTTCACCACCGGGGAGCCCGCCTGGATCCCCGACGTCAGATCCTCCCCGGACTTTCTGCACTACGGAGGGCGTCGCACGGACGTCCGCTCGTTCATGTGCGTCCCCCTCGTGTCGAAGGGGAAGAACATCGGAGTGCTGATGCTCAACCACCCCGAGCCGAACGCGTTCGAACCGGAGCTGCTCCCGACGATGCGGGTGCTCGCGTCCTACATCGCCATCGCCATCGAGAACGCCGAGATGTTCGGGTTGGTCAAATCGCTGGCCGAGAAGGACTCCCTGACGCTGCTCTACAACCACGGGTCGTTCCACGAGAAGCTCGCCATCGAGCTGGAGCGTGCGAACCGGTACGTCCGGCCGATGGCGGTCATCATCCTGGACCTGGACCACTTCAAGGAGATCAACGACCGGTACGGCCACACGACGGGGGACCGCGTGCTTGCGCTGGTAGCTGGCGTGCTGGGGGCCCACCTGAGGATGACGGACATCGCGGCGAGGTACGGGGGGGACGAGTTCGCGGTGATCCTTCCGGAGACCGATTTTTCCTCCGCGGCGGTGATCGCGGAGCGTATCGCCGAGGGGATCTCGAACGTCCGGCTGGACATCGGGGGGGAGAGCGTCATCTCCTTCACCGCGAGCGTCGGGTACGCTTCCTGCAATCACGACGCCCCCGGACGGGGAGAGATCCTGAACATCGCCGACCGCCTCATGTACGATACGAAGCGGCGGGGGCCCGGAGGCGTGCTCGGGATTCAGATTTAG
- a CDS encoding HAMP domain-containing histidine kinase, with translation MDRNVVERYRLALFGRMVMGVAHEVDNHLSVVLGFSELIQLAAGKEQKVRDGAGKILTAGEKIGAIVQQFSRHVRPHAPSPEPFVPGEMIPEILLFSRYDLGRDNVTVSPPLEVPPGILHADRRDFGLALLALLFNGAEAMSETGGELSMQVSIDAAGWKFTVGDQGPGIPAGFEEKVFEVGFTTRNGPLHTGMGLPVARHLAGQAGGTVKLANGSGGGCVATVRIPLKVRV, from the coding sequence ATGGACCGGAATGTCGTCGAGCGGTACCGACTTGCCCTGTTCGGGCGGATGGTGATGGGCGTTGCCCACGAGGTCGACAACCACCTGAGCGTCGTCCTCGGGTTCTCCGAGCTGATCCAGCTGGCCGCGGGGAAAGAGCAAAAAGTCCGGGATGGCGCCGGGAAGATCCTGACCGCCGGGGAGAAGATCGGGGCGATCGTCCAGCAGTTCTCCCGGCATGTGCGTCCGCACGCTCCCTCCCCGGAACCGTTTGTCCCCGGGGAGATGATTCCCGAGATCCTCCTGTTCTCGCGGTACGACCTCGGCCGCGACAACGTGACCGTATCGCCGCCTCTGGAAGTCCCTCCGGGGATCCTTCACGCCGACCGGCGGGATTTCGGGTTGGCGCTCCTCGCGCTCCTGTTCAACGGCGCGGAGGCCATGTCGGAGACGGGCGGGGAACTGTCGATGCAGGTGTCCATCGACGCCGCCGGGTGGAAATTCACGGTGGGCGACCAGGGGCCCGGGATTCCCGCGGGGTTCGAGGAGAAGGTCTTCGAGGTCGGGTTCACCACCCGCAATGGACCGCTACACACGGGGATGGGACTCCCGGTCGCGCGGCACCTCGCAGGGCAGGCGGGAGGAACGGTGAAACTGGCGAACGGCTCCGGGGGCGGGTGCGTGGCCACGGTCCGCATCCCGTTGAAAGTGCGGGTCTGA